One Paraburkholderia aromaticivorans genomic region harbors:
- a CDS encoding bifunctional helix-turn-helix transcriptional regulator/GNAT family N-acetyltransferase, with translation MTDSEALRRAQAVRHFNRFYTRHIGALHEHLAKSAFSLTEVRVLHELSRERAQTASVLGRSLGLDSGYLSRLLTSFERRVLITRRPSETDARQSLIALTDSGHAAYAPLDSAAIEEVSILLSGLPALSQDQLIAAMKLIERLLGDKPKHELVVLRQPRPGECGWLVHRQAQWFAAQYDWDPSFEGLLARVVADYTQRNDPVREMCWVADQEGMVVGSVCIVGVSTTVAGVRLLWVEPDVQRLGIGTQLLSECVRFARRAGYTKLTLTTAASLEQPRRLCERAGFRLAGTAAERRFGKDLTVERWELGL, from the coding sequence TTGACAGATTCCGAGGCGCTGCGGCGTGCTCAGGCCGTCCGCCATTTCAACCGCTTCTATACCCGACACATTGGCGCACTGCATGAGCATCTGGCAAAGAGCGCGTTCTCACTGACAGAGGTACGCGTACTGCACGAGCTCTCTCGCGAACGTGCGCAAACGGCCTCGGTGCTCGGGCGTTCCCTCGGTCTCGACAGCGGTTATCTCAGCCGTCTGCTGACGAGCTTTGAACGACGCGTCCTGATCACGCGCCGCCCGTCCGAGACGGACGCGCGCCAGTCGCTGATCGCGCTCACGGACAGCGGCCACGCCGCGTACGCCCCGCTCGATAGCGCGGCGATCGAAGAAGTGTCGATCTTGCTTTCCGGCCTCCCGGCCCTCTCCCAGGATCAGTTGATCGCCGCGATGAAGCTCATCGAGCGGCTGCTCGGCGACAAACCGAAACACGAACTCGTGGTGCTCCGCCAGCCGCGCCCAGGTGAATGCGGCTGGCTCGTGCATCGCCAGGCGCAATGGTTCGCCGCGCAATACGACTGGGATCCGTCGTTCGAGGGCTTGCTCGCGCGGGTCGTCGCCGATTACACGCAACGCAATGATCCGGTGCGGGAGATGTGCTGGGTCGCCGATCAGGAAGGGATGGTGGTCGGCTCGGTCTGCATCGTCGGCGTGTCGACAACGGTGGCGGGCGTGCGGCTCCTGTGGGTCGAGCCGGACGTGCAGCGGTTGGGCATCGGCACGCAGTTGCTGAGCGAATGCGTGCGCTTCGCGAGGCGCGCGGGCTATACGAAGCTCACGCTGACGACGGCCGCGTCGCTCGAACAACCGCGGCGCCTGTGCGAGCGCGCCGGGTTCAGGCTTGCCGGCACGGCGGCTGAGCGCCGTTTCGGCAAGGACCTGACAGTCGAGCGATGGGAATTAGGCTTGTAG
- a CDS encoding GntR family transcriptional regulator codes for METRWSALMPDARNVTPLYLQLARNLATAIHCGVWSAGEALPSERTLSDAIGVSRITARKAIELLVEQGLIRRARGAGSFITPRVEDPLSRLTGFTKKMQQRGFRPDSVWLERDIRAANHDELVHLGLSPGAAVTSLRRLRRADGIVMAVEHSALPAAIVPDPHAVGDSLYSYLEQRGAAVVRALQHFRAVNASSEIASLMDIEPRSALLVITRIGYSADQRAIELTDTYCRDDYYDFVAELRT; via the coding sequence ATGGAAACTCGCTGGTCCGCACTGATGCCTGACGCCCGCAACGTCACGCCGCTCTATTTGCAGCTCGCGCGCAATCTTGCGACAGCGATCCACTGCGGCGTGTGGTCGGCGGGTGAGGCGCTGCCCTCGGAGCGCACGCTCTCGGACGCGATCGGCGTGTCGCGCATCACGGCGCGCAAGGCGATCGAGTTGCTGGTCGAGCAAGGCCTGATCCGGCGCGCTCGCGGCGCGGGCAGCTTCATCACGCCGCGCGTCGAAGACCCGCTGTCGCGGCTCACCGGCTTCACGAAGAAGATGCAGCAGCGCGGTTTCCGGCCGGATTCGGTGTGGCTCGAGCGCGATATCCGCGCCGCCAACCATGACGAACTGGTGCACCTCGGGCTGTCGCCCGGCGCGGCGGTGACGAGTCTGCGGCGCCTGCGGCGCGCGGACGGCATCGTCATGGCGGTCGAGCATTCGGCGCTGCCGGCGGCGATCGTGCCCGACCCGCACGCCGTCGGTGATTCGCTTTACAGCTATCTCGAACAACGCGGCGCCGCCGTCGTGCGCGCCTTGCAGCACTTCCGCGCGGTCAACGCTTCGAGCGAGATCGCTTCGTTGATGGACATCGAACCGCGCTCGGCGCTGCTGGTCATTACCCGTATTGGCTATAGCGCCGATCAGCGCGCAATCGAGTTGACCGACACCTATTGCCGCGACGATTACTACGACTTTGTCGCTGAATTGCGCACCTGA
- the nagA gene encoding N-acetylglucosamine-6-phosphate deacetylase, translating to MLTGNILTTDGWIHGTLEYENGRITALTGERVDPSTNDAPYILPGFIDLHVHGGGGSDVMEGGNAIETITRTHARYGTTSLLATTMTAPRDELMAVVAELGNNARIRTPGGARVLGVHLEGPYINPGKLGAQPDAAVSAVMDEVLKYLSIAPIRVVTLAPEIAGHMEIISEMAARGVRVQLGHSLGTYDDAVAALKHGACGFTHLFNAMSPLHHRNPGLVGAALAHAEFAEIIPDLLHVHPGAIRAALRAIPRLYVVTDSTSATGMPDGEYRLGSQHVTKCLGGVRLADGTLAGSTLTMDQALRNLVSIGLPIADVSNRLSRYAADYLGIEDRGRIARGAWADVVVFDRELALTATYVEGEALVEYA from the coding sequence ATGCTGACCGGAAACATACTCACCACCGATGGGTGGATTCACGGCACGCTCGAATACGAAAACGGCCGCATCACGGCGCTCACCGGCGAACGCGTCGATCCGTCGACCAACGACGCGCCGTATATCCTGCCTGGCTTTATCGATCTGCACGTGCATGGCGGCGGCGGCTCCGACGTGATGGAAGGCGGCAACGCGATCGAAACCATCACGCGCACGCATGCGCGTTACGGCACGACCAGTCTGCTCGCCACCACCATGACCGCGCCGCGCGACGAGCTGATGGCCGTCGTCGCGGAGCTGGGCAACAACGCGCGAATTCGCACGCCCGGCGGCGCGCGCGTGCTCGGCGTGCATTTGGAAGGGCCGTACATCAACCCCGGCAAGCTCGGCGCGCAGCCTGACGCGGCGGTCTCGGCGGTCATGGACGAAGTGCTGAAGTATCTGTCCATCGCGCCGATTCGCGTGGTCACGCTGGCGCCGGAAATTGCCGGCCATATGGAGATCATCTCCGAGATGGCGGCGCGTGGCGTGCGCGTGCAACTGGGCCATTCGCTCGGCACCTACGACGACGCCGTCGCCGCGCTCAAGCATGGCGCGTGCGGCTTCACGCATCTGTTCAACGCCATGTCGCCGCTGCACCATCGAAACCCTGGCCTCGTCGGCGCGGCGCTCGCGCACGCCGAGTTCGCCGAAATCATTCCCGATCTGCTGCACGTCCATCCGGGGGCGATCCGCGCTGCGTTGCGCGCGATTCCGCGTCTCTATGTGGTCACGGACAGCACCTCGGCCACCGGCATGCCCGACGGTGAATACCGCCTTGGCAGCCAGCATGTGACGAAGTGCCTCGGCGGCGTGCGTCTCGCCGACGGCACGCTCGCCGGCAGCACCCTGACAATGGATCAGGCGCTGCGCAATCTTGTGTCGATCGGCTTGCCGATCGCCGATGTATCGAACCGTTTGTCGCGCTACGCCGCCGACTACCTGGGCATTGAAGACCGCGGCCGCATCGCGCGCGGTGCATGGGCCGATGTGGTCGTGTTCGATCGTGAACTGGCGTTGACCGCGACTTACGTCGAAGGAGAAGCACTTGTCGAATATGCTTAA
- a CDS encoding SIS domain-containing protein, with the protein MLKEALASAETVAAQLTDTSRVEALAAKLAQQPRHVALTVARGSSDHAASYFASLTMSRLGVPVASLPMSVATLQQAPLQVRDQLALAFSQSGKSPDLVGTMDALRKAGALTVAAVNVPGSPLADACEFELPLVAGPELSVAATKSYIAMLSISAQLVAHWQQDAELLAALKTLPEALHAAGKLDWSTAVEELRGVERMIVIGRGLGLAIAQEAALKLKETSGIQAEAFSSAEVRHGPMELIDRDYPLLVFAPRGPEQAGLLQLARDMKTRGARVLLAAPADVPEATLPLATTAHAALDPIAAILSFYVMAAGLAAARGRNPDAPRHLNKVTETH; encoded by the coding sequence ATGCTTAAAGAGGCGCTGGCATCCGCTGAAACGGTCGCCGCGCAACTCACGGATACCTCGCGCGTCGAGGCGTTGGCGGCGAAGCTCGCCCAGCAGCCGCGCCATGTCGCGCTGACGGTCGCGCGCGGCAGCTCCGACCATGCGGCGAGTTACTTCGCCAGCTTGACGATGAGCCGCCTCGGCGTGCCGGTCGCCTCGCTGCCGATGTCGGTCGCCACGCTGCAACAGGCGCCGCTGCAGGTGCGCGATCAGCTCGCGCTGGCGTTCTCGCAATCGGGCAAGAGCCCGGACCTGGTCGGCACCATGGACGCGCTGCGCAAAGCCGGCGCGTTGACCGTCGCCGCCGTGAACGTGCCGGGCTCGCCCTTGGCCGACGCGTGCGAATTCGAATTGCCGCTCGTCGCCGGTCCCGAGTTGAGCGTCGCGGCCACCAAGAGCTATATCGCGATGCTGTCGATCTCCGCGCAGCTCGTCGCGCATTGGCAGCAGGACGCCGAACTGCTCGCCGCGTTGAAGACGCTGCCCGAAGCGTTGCACGCCGCCGGCAAGCTCGATTGGTCGACGGCCGTGGAGGAATTGCGCGGCGTCGAGCGCATGATCGTGATCGGCCGCGGTCTGGGTCTTGCCATCGCGCAGGAAGCCGCGTTGAAACTGAAGGAAACCTCCGGCATTCAGGCCGAAGCGTTTTCGAGCGCGGAAGTGCGTCACGGTCCGATGGAACTGATCGATCGCGACTATCCCCTGCTAGTCTTCGCACCGCGCGGACCTGAGCAGGCCGGCTTGCTGCAACTCGCGCGCGACATGAAGACGCGCGGCGCCCGCGTTCTGCTCGCGGCGCCGGCCGATGTGCCGGAAGCCACGCTGCCGCTCGCCACCACCGCTCATGCGGCGCTCGATCCGATAGCCGCAATCCTGTCCTTTTACGTGATGGCCGCCGGCCTTGCCGCCGCGCGCGGGCGCAATCCCGATGCGCCGCGCCATCTCAACAAAGTCACCGAAACTCACTGA
- the ptsP gene encoding phosphoenolpyruvate--protein phosphotransferase: MSHSEGHIVLLAPMTGPVVPLANVPDPVFSGGMFGDGIGVDPLEGRLVAPCDGTVTHLARTGHALTLATAEGAEILLHIGIDTVELNGKGFAPMVAQGAHVRAGDVLIEFDQDQVALNAPSLVSVIAIANSDAFEIVERVQGGLLKAGETPLLVLRARSGAAAEASRQASATNVTEEARQQVTLIHAGGLHARPAARAREAARGFDARVEVRYEGRKAAIESVVGLLGLGAGEGATVELLGVGPQAQAAINAIAHELTREAHGEVEEKPARQSSPAPQAVARPAGETLAPNTLAGVCAAPGVAVGKLVRWDDADIDPPEKANGTSAAESRLLDKAIATVDADLDTTVRDASQRGAVGEAGIFSVHRVLLEDPTLLDASRDLISLGKSAGFAWRKAIRAQIAILTNIEDALLAERAADLRDIEKRVLRALGYTNAAARTLPEEAVLVAEEFTPSDLSTLDRSRVTALVMARGGATSHAAILARQAGIPSLVAVGDALHAIPEGTQVVVNATTGRLEFAPTELDVERARLERTRLADVREANRRTSQQAAVTSDGRAIEVAANIATLDDATTAVENGADSVGLLRTELLFIHRAAAPTTDEHRQSYQAIVDALSGRTAIIRTLDVGADKEVDYLTLPPEPNPALGLRGIRLAQVRPDLLDDQLRGLLAVQPLGAVRILLPMVTDVGELIRIRKRIDEFARELGRTEPIEVGVMIEVPSAALLADQLSQHADFLSIGTNDLTQYTLAMDRCQADLAAQADGLHPAVLRLIAATVQGADKHGKWVGVCGALAGDPLAMPLLVGLGVTELSVDPVSVPGIKARVRNLDYQLCRQRAQDALALESAQAVRAASRETWPLD, translated from the coding sequence ATGAGCCATTCTGAAGGCCATATTGTTTTGCTCGCACCCATGACCGGTCCGGTCGTGCCGCTCGCGAATGTGCCCGACCCTGTGTTTTCGGGCGGCATGTTCGGCGACGGCATCGGCGTCGATCCGCTCGAGGGCCGACTCGTCGCGCCGTGCGACGGTACTGTCACCCATCTCGCGCGCACCGGTCACGCCCTGACGCTGGCCACCGCCGAAGGCGCCGAGATTCTGCTGCATATCGGTATCGATACGGTCGAACTGAACGGCAAGGGTTTCGCGCCGATGGTCGCTCAGGGCGCTCACGTGCGCGCTGGCGACGTGCTGATCGAGTTCGATCAGGATCAGGTTGCGCTGAATGCGCCGAGTCTCGTGTCGGTGATCGCGATCGCCAATTCGGATGCGTTCGAGATCGTCGAACGTGTGCAGGGCGGCTTGCTGAAGGCGGGTGAAACGCCGTTGCTGGTGCTGCGCGCGCGCAGCGGCGCGGCGGCCGAAGCCTCGCGCCAGGCGAGCGCGACGAACGTCACGGAAGAGGCCCGTCAGCAAGTGACGCTGATTCACGCAGGCGGTTTGCATGCGCGTCCGGCGGCACGTGCCCGCGAAGCGGCGCGCGGTTTCGACGCACGCGTCGAAGTGCGTTACGAAGGACGCAAAGCCGCGATCGAAAGCGTGGTCGGTTTGCTGGGCCTTGGCGCAGGTGAAGGCGCGACCGTCGAGTTGCTCGGCGTCGGTCCGCAAGCGCAAGCCGCGATCAACGCGATCGCGCACGAACTGACGCGTGAAGCGCACGGCGAAGTGGAAGAAAAACCGGCGCGTCAAAGTTCGCCGGCGCCGCAAGCCGTCGCGCGTCCGGCAGGCGAGACGCTCGCGCCGAATACGCTTGCAGGCGTCTGCGCGGCGCCGGGCGTCGCGGTCGGCAAGCTGGTGCGCTGGGACGACGCGGACATCGATCCGCCCGAAAAGGCGAACGGCACGTCGGCGGCGGAGAGCCGTTTGCTCGACAAGGCGATTGCCACCGTCGATGCGGACCTCGACACAACCGTGCGTGACGCGTCGCAACGCGGCGCGGTCGGTGAAGCGGGTATTTTCTCGGTGCATCGCGTGCTGCTCGAAGATCCCACGCTGCTCGACGCTTCGCGCGATCTGATCAGCCTCGGCAAAAGCGCCGGCTTTGCGTGGCGCAAAGCGATCCGCGCACAGATCGCGATCCTGACGAATATCGAAGACGCGTTGCTCGCGGAACGTGCTGCCGATCTGCGCGACATCGAAAAGCGCGTGTTGCGCGCGCTGGGTTACACGAACGCCGCGGCGCGCACGCTGCCGGAAGAAGCCGTGCTCGTGGCTGAAGAGTTCACGCCGTCCGATCTGTCCACACTGGATCGCTCGCGTGTCACGGCATTGGTCATGGCACGCGGCGGCGCGACTTCGCACGCGGCGATTCTTGCGCGTCAGGCGGGCATTCCCTCGCTGGTGGCAGTCGGCGACGCACTGCATGCGATCCCCGAAGGCACGCAAGTGGTGGTGAACGCCACGACCGGCCGCCTCGAATTCGCACCGACCGAACTCGATGTCGAACGCGCGCGTCTGGAGCGCACTCGCCTCGCCGATGTGCGCGAAGCGAATCGACGCACGTCGCAGCAAGCGGCAGTCACGTCCGATGGCCGCGCGATCGAAGTGGCCGCGAACATCGCCACCCTCGACGACGCGACGACCGCCGTCGAAAACGGCGCCGATTCCGTCGGCCTGTTGCGCACCGAACTGCTGTTCATTCACCGCGCCGCTGCGCCGACCACGGACGAACATCGTCAGAGCTACCAGGCAATCGTCGACGCTTTGAGCGGCCGCACTGCGATCATTCGCACGCTGGATGTCGGCGCGGACAAGGAAGTCGACTATCTGACGCTGCCGCCCGAACCGAATCCCGCGCTCGGCTTGCGCGGCATCCGCCTTGCACAAGTGCGCCCGGATCTGCTCGACGATCAGTTGCGCGGCCTGCTGGCGGTGCAGCCACTCGGCGCGGTGCGCATCCTGCTGCCGATGGTGACCGATGTCGGCGAATTGATCCGTATCCGTAAGCGCATCGACGAATTCGCGCGCGAGTTGGGCCGCACGGAACCGATCGAAGTCGGCGTGATGATCGAAGTGCCGTCGGCGGCGCTGCTGGCCGATCAACTGTCGCAACACGCGGATTTCCTCTCGATCGGCACCAACGATCTGACGCAATACACGCTCGCCATGGACCGTTGTCAGGCCGACCTCGCTGCCCAGGCGGACGGCTTGCATCCGGCTGTGCTGCGGTTGATCGCAGCCACCGTGCAAGGCGCGGACAAGCACGGCAAATGGGTTGGCGTGTGCGGCGCGCTGGCGGGCGACCCGCTCGCCATGCCGCTGCTCGTCGGCCTTGGCGTGACCGAGCTTTCGGTGGACCCGGTCTCGGTGCCGGGCATCAAGGCGCGGGTGCGCAACCTCGATTATCAACTGTGCCGTCAACGCGCCCAGGATGCCCTGGCGCTCGAATCGGCGCAGGCGGTAAGAGCAGCAAGCCGCGAAACCTGGCCTTTGGACTGA
- the nagE gene encoding N-acetylglucosamine-specific PTS transporter subunit IIBC, with protein sequence MDGNPFLKIQRLGRALMLPIAVLPVAGLLLRLGQPDVFNIKMIADAGGAIFDNLPLLFAIGVAVGFAKDNNGVAGLAGAIGYLVEIAVMKDINDKLNMGVLSGIVAGIVAGLLYNRYKDIKLPDYLAFFGGKRFVPIVTGVVCLVLGIAFGYVWQPVQAVIDTAGHWLTTAGALGAFVFGVLNRLLLVTGLHHILNSLTWFVFGTFTPPGGVAVTGDLHRFFAGDPTAGTFMTGFFPVMMFGLPAACLAMFHEAPKERRAVVGGLLFSMALTSLLTGVTEPIEFSFMFLAPVLYVIHALLTGLSLAICSALGIHLGFTFSAGAIDYVLNYGLSTRGWWAIPIGLIYMVVYYGLFRFFIRKFNMATPGREPAAADEQVDSFAAGGFVSPVAGAAVPRAQRYIAALGGASNLSVVDACTTRLRLSVVDSNKVSENELKAIGARGVLKRGSTNVQVIIGPEADIIADEIRTVIAQGGGDAVKPVAAATATPAAPVAPAPVAASGAQGSGPLDPDPLRWLAVFGGAGNVVSLDAVAATRLRIVVRDPSAVDRQRLATLDTAWVSADTLHIVVGDAAQRYAAQLATRLSPGTGAGTGTVPQPA encoded by the coding sequence ATGGATGGGAATCCGTTTCTGAAGATTCAGCGCCTGGGACGCGCGCTGATGCTGCCGATTGCGGTGCTGCCGGTTGCCGGCCTGCTGCTGCGCCTCGGTCAACCCGATGTGTTCAACATCAAGATGATCGCCGACGCCGGCGGCGCGATCTTCGACAACCTGCCGTTGCTGTTTGCAATCGGCGTGGCGGTCGGTTTCGCGAAAGACAATAACGGCGTGGCGGGTCTGGCCGGCGCGATCGGTTATCTGGTTGAAATCGCGGTGATGAAGGACATCAACGACAAGCTCAATATGGGCGTGTTGTCCGGGATTGTGGCGGGTATTGTCGCGGGCTTGCTGTACAACCGGTACAAAGACATCAAGCTGCCCGATTACCTCGCGTTCTTTGGAGGGAAACGCTTCGTGCCGATTGTCACGGGGGTGGTCTGTCTCGTGCTCGGCATAGCGTTCGGCTACGTGTGGCAACCGGTGCAAGCCGTGATCGATACGGCCGGGCACTGGCTGACCACCGCGGGCGCGCTCGGCGCATTCGTGTTCGGTGTGCTGAACCGCTTGCTGCTCGTCACGGGTTTGCATCACATCCTCAATTCGCTGACGTGGTTCGTGTTCGGCACGTTCACGCCGCCGGGCGGCGTCGCGGTGACGGGCGACCTGCATCGCTTCTTCGCGGGCGACCCGACTGCGGGCACCTTCATGACGGGCTTCTTCCCGGTCATGATGTTCGGCCTGCCGGCTGCCTGTCTGGCGATGTTCCATGAAGCACCGAAGGAGCGTCGCGCGGTCGTGGGCGGCCTGCTGTTCTCGATGGCGCTCACCTCGCTCCTGACGGGCGTGACCGAGCCGATCGAATTCAGCTTCATGTTCCTCGCACCGGTGCTGTACGTGATCCACGCGCTGTTGACGGGCCTCTCGCTCGCCATCTGTTCGGCGCTCGGCATTCACCTCGGCTTCACGTTCTCCGCCGGCGCAATCGACTACGTGCTGAACTACGGCCTGTCGACCCGGGGCTGGTGGGCGATCCCGATCGGCCTCATCTACATGGTGGTGTACTACGGCCTGTTCCGCTTCTTCATCCGCAAATTCAACATGGCGACGCCCGGCCGCGAACCCGCAGCAGCCGACGAACAGGTCGACTCGTTCGCCGCGGGTGGTTTCGTTTCGCCGGTCGCTGGTGCGGCTGTGCCGCGTGCGCAGCGTTATATCGCTGCTCTCGGTGGTGCGTCGAATCTGTCGGTGGTGGATGCGTGCACGACGCGTCTGCGTCTGTCGGTGGTCGATTCAAACAAGGTCTCCGAAAACGAGCTGAAGGCGATCGGCGCGCGTGGTGTGCTCAAGCGCGGCTCGACCAACGTGCAAGTGATCATCGGACCAGAGGCGGACATCATCGCGGACGAAATCCGCACGGTGATCGCGCAGGGTGGCGGCGATGCGGTGAAGCCGGTGGCTGCTGCTACGGCTACACCGGCCGCGCCGGTAGCACCGGCGCCGGTTGCGGCATCGGGTGCTCAAGGTAGCGGTCCGCTCGATCCTGATCCGCTGCGTTGGCTTGCTGTGTTCGGCGGCGCGGGCAACGTGGTGTCGCTGGATGCGGTGGCGGCAACGCGTCTGCGTATTGTGGTGCGCGATCCGTCGGCGGTCGATCGTCAACGTCTGGCGACGCTCGATACTGCCTGGGTCTCAGCTGACACGCTCCATATCGTCGTCGGCGATGCAGCGCAACGCTATGCCGCTCAACTGGCGACGCGTCTATCGCCGGGTACGGGTGCGGGTACGGGTACGGTGCCGCAACCCGCGTAA
- a CDS encoding DUF1996 domain-containing protein, whose product MSMRSAICLMFFLPAGAAYAEGQFNVQCAYSHTLPDDAIVYPGQRGRAMVHDFFGNTGADAYSTYYSLNDNKVTTCDVAADLSSYWVPQLKRASGIVVPGYQKTYYKNDRPVVSLQTIPAGLEMLAGDHHSSVPKPQINYLCRGGSYTQIAPANCPVVTDSSGTYSQFNISVHFPDCWDGRTLVPNMASQITNMAYRQTDGKCPAAYPVKIPELQLNVAYDLGQDPDLSTAQLSMDPILVNGTWVPQWGSLYTAHADFINAWKTDSLQYAVDNCSNVNIACSNSIPTYYSKASADVWTNGGGVVHASDSTMTSNAESTVLIKFPTPANLKDYPYAASYLQTLAQNVTDTSAVMLDIYAASTNWDDVANLPTAAACNTNQRIGSIYLDSRLQPRINDITRYVASQVAAGSSQIGVCIRNATGRTIQISSRDGTRTPALFMK is encoded by the coding sequence ATGTCAATGCGATCAGCCATCTGTCTCATGTTCTTCCTGCCGGCTGGCGCCGCCTACGCCGAAGGCCAGTTCAATGTTCAATGTGCTTATTCGCATACGTTGCCGGACGATGCGATCGTGTATCCGGGGCAGCGAGGCAGAGCCATGGTGCATGACTTTTTCGGCAATACAGGCGCCGATGCATACAGCACGTACTACTCCCTCAATGACAACAAAGTCACGACCTGCGATGTCGCGGCGGATCTTTCATCGTACTGGGTGCCGCAGTTAAAGCGCGCGTCGGGGATTGTCGTGCCGGGCTATCAGAAGACCTACTACAAGAACGATCGACCGGTAGTTTCGCTGCAGACGATTCCGGCGGGGCTGGAAATGCTGGCGGGCGATCACCATTCATCTGTGCCTAAACCGCAGATCAACTATCTGTGCCGCGGCGGTTCCTACACGCAAATCGCGCCTGCTAACTGCCCGGTCGTAACGGACAGCAGCGGCACGTACTCGCAGTTCAATATCTCGGTTCATTTTCCGGACTGTTGGGACGGACGGACCCTGGTGCCGAACATGGCTAGCCAGATCACGAATATGGCCTACCGGCAGACCGACGGGAAATGTCCGGCTGCTTATCCCGTCAAGATTCCGGAACTGCAACTCAACGTCGCGTACGACCTGGGCCAGGATCCTGATCTCTCCACCGCACAATTGTCGATGGACCCAATTCTCGTGAATGGCACGTGGGTACCGCAATGGGGAAGCCTGTATACCGCTCACGCTGATTTCATCAACGCCTGGAAGACCGATTCGCTGCAATACGCCGTCGACAACTGCTCCAATGTGAATATCGCGTGCAGCAACAGCATCCCGACGTACTACTCGAAGGCCAGCGCCGATGTTTGGACGAACGGCGGCGGCGTGGTGCATGCGAGCGATAGCACAATGACCTCGAACGCGGAAAGTACGGTGTTGATTAAATTCCCGACGCCTGCAAATCTGAAGGATTATCCGTATGCCGCCTCGTATCTGCAGACACTTGCGCAAAACGTCACGGATACGAGCGCGGTGATGTTGGATATCTACGCTGCTTCCACGAACTGGGACGATGTTGCCAACCTGCCAACGGCTGCCGCCTGCAACACGAACCAGCGAATCGGCAGCATCTATCTGGACAGTAGGTTGCAGCCGCGCATCAACGACATCACGCGGTATGTGGCATCGCAAGTCGCTGCGGGATCGTCGCAAATTGGTGTTTGCATTCGCAACGCAACTGGCCGGACCATTCAGATCTCTTCACGCGACGGTACACGAACGCCTGCGCTGTTCATGAAGTAA
- the cydX gene encoding cytochrome bd-I oxidase subunit CydX — protein MWYFSWILGIGVALAFGIINVMWLESRRPLEVGKHKAH, from the coding sequence ATGTGGTATTTCAGTTGGATTCTCGGGATCGGCGTGGCGTTGGCGTTCGGTATCATCAACGTGATGTGGTTGGAGTCGCGCCGGCCGTTGGAAGTGGGCAAGCATAAGGCGCATTGA
- the cydB gene encoding cytochrome d ubiquinol oxidase subunit II: MDYATLKLIWWVLIGVLLIGFALTDGFDMGAAILLPFIGKTDAERRIVVNTVGATWEGNQVWLITAGGAMFAAWPLVYAASFSGFYFAMLLVLFSLFFRPVGFDYRSKREDPRWRTAWDWALFVGGFVPALVFGVAFGNLLQGVPFSFDTDLRVTYHGGFFELLNPFAVLCGLVSVSMLAAHGAAFVKMKADDIVAERASLALRIASFAAVVLFLIAGALISTMIGGYQVIDAPPLDSVANPLMKNVIGAPGLWLTNYANYPWMVGAPVAGLVGGVLATLLARSRFEKSAFLSTSLMIIGVILTAGFSMFPFIMPSSLDGRSSLTVWDSTSSRMTLQIMLIAVIIFLPIILIYTSWVYRVMRGKVTAAALEENHHTMY; this comes from the coding sequence ATGGATTACGCAACCCTCAAACTGATCTGGTGGGTGCTGATCGGCGTGCTGCTGATCGGCTTCGCGCTCACCGACGGCTTCGACATGGGCGCGGCGATTCTGCTGCCGTTCATCGGTAAGACCGACGCCGAGCGGCGCATCGTCGTGAACACGGTGGGCGCGACGTGGGAAGGCAATCAGGTCTGGCTCATCACGGCGGGCGGCGCGATGTTCGCCGCGTGGCCGCTGGTGTACGCGGCATCGTTCTCCGGTTTCTATTTCGCCATGCTGCTGGTGTTGTTCTCGTTGTTCTTCCGCCCGGTCGGCTTCGACTACCGCAGCAAACGCGAAGACCCGCGCTGGCGCACTGCATGGGACTGGGCGTTGTTCGTCGGCGGCTTCGTGCCGGCACTGGTGTTCGGCGTCGCGTTCGGCAACCTGCTGCAAGGCGTGCCGTTCTCGTTCGATACTGACCTGCGCGTCACCTATCACGGCGGCTTCTTCGAATTGCTCAACCCGTTCGCGGTGTTGTGCGGCCTCGTCAGTGTCTCGATGCTGGCCGCGCACGGCGCCGCCTTCGTCAAGATGAAAGCGGACGACATCGTCGCCGAACGCGCTTCCCTGGCGCTGCGCATCGCCTCATTCGCGGCCGTCGTGCTGTTCCTGATTGCCGGCGCGCTGATCTCCACGATGATCGGCGGCTATCAGGTAATCGACGCCCCGCCGCTCGACTCGGTCGCCAATCCGTTGATGAAGAACGTGATCGGCGCGCCCGGATTGTGGCTCACCAACTACGCCAACTATCCGTGGATGGTAGGCGCGCCGGTGGCTGGTCTCGTAGGCGGCGTGCTGGCCACGTTGCTCGCGCGCTCGCGCTTCGAAAAGAGCGCCTTTCTGTCGACCTCGCTGATGATCATCGGCGTGATCCTGACGGCGGGCTTCTCGATGTTTCCGTTCATCATGCCGTCATCGCTCGACGGCCGCAGCAGCCTCACCGTGTGGGATTCGACCTCGAGCCGCATGACGCTGCAGATCATGCTGATCGCCGTGATCATTTTCCTGCCGATCATTCTGATCTACACGAGCTGGGTGTATCGCGTGATGCGCGGCAAGGTGACCGCCGCGGCGCTCGAAGAAAATCACCATACGATGTATTGA